Proteins encoded within one genomic window of Malaclemys terrapin pileata isolate rMalTer1 chromosome 22, rMalTer1.hap1, whole genome shotgun sequence:
- the POU3F1 gene encoding POU domain, class 3, transcription factor 1, whose product MAAAAQYLPRSTALLHPDSDRLHQGTTYREVQKMMHHEYLQGLASGSGHPMSLTHHQWLPSAGTDWGSGSHLGQAEHGKGSVQGAGREELPGAFHPRSHLVHQQAPGSHPGAWAQGSGHHLAPMSPTSSSHQPLLYSQSAYTNLNGMLGPQAPALHHGLRDPLGHEEAAGLHDPQLETSPQHLGHPQEHSDEDAPSSDDLEQFAKQFKQRRIKLGFTQADVGLALGTLYGNVFSQTTICRFEALQLSFKNMCKLKPLLNKWLEETDSSTGSPTNLDKIAAQGRKRKKRTSIEVGVKGALENHFLKCPKPSAHEITSLADSLQLEKEVVRVWFCNRRQKEKRMTPAGVPHPPMEDVYAQAETSPLHHPLQSSVQ is encoded by the coding sequence ATGGCCGCCGCAGCTCAGTACCTGCCCCGCAGCACCGCCCTGCTGCACCCCGACTCCGACCGCCTGCACCAGGGCACCACCTACCGCGAGGTGCAGAAGATGATGCACCACGAGTACCTGCAGGGCTTGGCCAGCGGCTCCGGCCACCCCATGAGCCTCACCCACCACCAGTGGCTGCCCAGCGCCGGCACCGACTGGGGCAGCGGCTCCCACCTGGGCCAGGCCGAGCAcggcaagggcagcgtgcaggGGGCGGGTCGGGAGGAGCTGCCCGGCGCCTTCCACCCCCGCTCCCACCTGGTGCACCAGCAGGCGCCCGGCAGCCACCCGGGCGCCTGGGCGCAGGGCAGCGGGCACCACCTGGCGCCCATGTCCCCCACGTCCAGTAGCCACCAGCCGCTGCTCTACTCCCAGTCCGCCTACACGAACCTGAACGGCATGCTGGGCCCCCAGGCGCCGGCCCTGCACCACGGCCTGCGGGACCCCCTGGGCCACGAGGAGGCGGCCGGGCTGCACGACCCCCAGCTGGAGACCTCCCCGCAGCACCTGGGCCACCCGCAGGAGCACTCGGACGAGGACGCGCCCAGCTCCGACGACCTGGAGCAGTTCGCCAAGCAGTTCAAGCAGCGGCGGATCAAACTGGGCTTCACCCAGGCGGACGTGGGCCTGGCCCTGGGCACCCTCTACGGGAATGTCTTCTCGCAGACCACCATCTGCCGGTTCGAGGCGCTCCAGCTCAGCTTCAAGAACATGTGCAAGCTCAAGCCCCTGCTCAACAAATGGCTGGAGGAGACCGACTCCAGCACGGGCAGCCCCACCAACCTGGACAAGATCGCGGCGCAGGGCCGCAAGCGCAAGAAACGCACCTCCATCGAGGTGGGCGTGAAGGGCGCCCTGGAGAACCACTTCCTCAAGTGCCCCAAGCCCTCGGCCCACGAGATCACCTCGCTGGCGGACAGTCTGCAGCTGGAGAAGGAGGTGGTGCGGGTCTGGTTCTGCAACAGGCGGCAGAAGGAGAAGCGCATGACGCCGGCCGGGGTCCCGCACCCGCCCATGGAGGATGTTTACGCGCAGGCGGAGACCTCGCCGCTGCACCACCCGCTGCAGAGCTCGGTGCAATGA